The following coding sequences are from one Granulicella arctica window:
- a CDS encoding arginine repressor translates to MKLQRHTEIRELLAQSAIANQDELRRKLAERGFHVTQATLSRDIHELRLSKGPSGYSLPASAVAEEDDLPGIRDVLRSFGLEVRQAANLLVLITITSGAQPIAAGIDYEDWPEVVGTIAGDDTVLIICPDEKKASVLKMRMDELIG, encoded by the coding sequence ATGAAACTACAACGTCATACCGAAATCCGTGAACTATTGGCTCAGTCTGCCATTGCCAATCAGGATGAACTGCGCCGCAAGCTGGCGGAACGCGGATTTCATGTGACCCAGGCGACGTTATCGCGCGATATTCACGAATTGCGGCTTTCGAAAGGACCTTCCGGCTACTCGTTACCTGCTTCTGCTGTAGCGGAAGAGGACGACCTTCCGGGAATCCGAGATGTGCTGCGGAGCTTCGGCCTTGAAGTCAGGCAGGCCGCGAACCTGCTGGTACTGATTACGATCACCAGCGGTGCGCAGCCCATTGCCGCCGGAATCGACTATGAGGACTGGCCCGAGGTCGTCGGCACGATTGCAGGAGACGACACCGTGCTCATCATCTGCCCGGATGAGAAAAAGGCAAGCGTGTTGAAGATGAGAATGGATGAGTTGATTGGCTGA
- a CDS encoding TetR/AcrR family transcriptional regulator: MAASAASLKEKYQRILDAAVEVIAENGYFNSPVSAIAARAGVADGTIYLYFKSKDDVLRTAIDASFNRFHQQVLEQFETITDPREQLLYIAQVHLDTSTADRNMAILMQTEVRQSARFIAEFSHHHLVKYIQLVREVIRRGQSQGIFRKDVSDGIVAHCMFGAIDELLSSAVFTGRIYDAKTTAAQVLNVLLNGITSGREHAS, from the coding sequence ATGGCTGCGTCAGCCGCGTCCTTGAAGGAGAAATACCAGCGCATTCTCGATGCGGCTGTTGAAGTCATTGCGGAGAATGGCTATTTCAACTCGCCCGTAAGCGCAATCGCGGCCCGTGCGGGTGTGGCCGATGGAACCATCTACCTCTACTTCAAGAGTAAGGATGATGTTCTGCGTACCGCGATCGATGCAAGCTTCAACCGCTTCCACCAACAAGTGCTTGAACAGTTTGAGACGATCACCGATCCCCGGGAACAACTCCTATACATTGCCCAGGTTCACCTCGATACAAGCACCGCGGATCGCAATATGGCGATTCTGATGCAAACCGAGGTGCGCCAAAGCGCCAGGTTCATCGCCGAGTTCTCCCATCACCATCTGGTCAAGTATATTCAGCTTGTTCGCGAGGTCATCCGGCGCGGACAGTCTCAGGGCATCTTCCGCAAGGATGTCTCCGACGGCATCGTGGCACACTGCATGTTCGGCGCAATCGACGAGCTCCTCAGCTCCGCTGTATTCACAGGGCGCATCTATGATGCGAAGACAACCGCGGCACAGGTCCTCAATGTGCTGCTGAACGGGATCACGTCAGGCAGGGAACATGCTTCTTAA
- a CDS encoding glutamate synthase-related protein codes for MNRYNTSVSASSCRESAVVARRQSSLIDERFDHDSCGVGFVASVAATPSHEILQQALTALERLAHRGAIAADGKSSDGVGVMTAVPRTLLVKAAGLNLMPEQTLGVGMLFIPADETRAEALLESCLSSHDLKAVAWRDVPIRTECLGEIALGTMPKIRQVLIVDAANADVSAMERRLYLARKQFERMHEQGKLTGYICSLSSQTLVYKAMCIGKLLPEFYPDLASPDYVTPFAVFHQRYATNTLPTWHRAQPGRSLAHNGEINTVWGNRARMAARDSTLPVECKPVLTKGGTDSTSLDEAIELLSRNGRTLSESIRILLPPAAVGHQSSSFLRYHTDCAEPWDGPAAIAFSDGQVVGAVLDRNGLRPCRFAITSDGLVVAGSETGLVDLDPDKVTHSGRLGPGQMLVVDLSAHKVYEDEELLELFDAGATYAKLVEDAPLTPLAVAVPETDVLAALQRGFGYTREDVKMILQPMAVDGKDAVWSMGDDTPLAFLARSPRPVYAFFRQRFAQVTNPAIDPLREACVVSLHTRLGPWPHMLDKNAPLPGLSLSSPFLSLGQVAALRQKEHAHASELRMKELPCVFPAEQTLTQALDTLASQAIELVRDGGARILMLTDRAATAAHLPIPMAMATGVVHQALVAAGLRTLAGLAVEAGDCRDIHHAAILIGYGAGAVCPWLALETALSLAPAGVDPAECERKMLKALDAGLAKVMSKMGISVVDSYRGAHLFDILGLHASVVDRCFVDTPAPLSGIGFAELERQLRETWRAAPADAAPSADLPDYGWVRFRKTELAEPHAWQPGTVKALQSVVGSARGVALPADPTNAFAIYSRDVAARNPAVLRDLLEIRPAGVELPLGEVESTASLCKKFIASAMSLGSLSPEAHQTITMAMNMLGGRSNTGEGGEDRDVYKLHPVETHSNDGLSSMQARTAGATALAEPVVQAASVSELLLNNKIKQVASGRFGVTAEYLAHAEEIEIKVAQGAKPGEGGQLPGYKVSGLIARLRHAQPGVSLISPPPHHDIYSIEDLAQLIFDLKRVNPRAAVGVKLVSSCGVGTVAAGVAKAYADFIVIAGNTGGTGAAALSSIKYAGNPWELGLAEAQQVLMENGMRGRVRLRTDGGLATARDVLIAALLGADEYAFGTAVLVVLGCDMARQCHLNTCPTGIATQKPELRAKFRGKPEHVVRFFEQLAGDLRQLLARYGLPSIEAAVGRTDLLEQVRFDGNLDLQPLLAQVSEGPTRWEGGRNDRPSSHLALDEPWIEPALAAILDGVPYVVNSPIANCDRAIGARLAGEISLQRAQADVSVNVTFNLQGVAGQSFGAFAVEGMKLVLDGQANDFVGKGLSGGELVIRARGLAAKDSGNHVILGNVALYGATSGYLFAAGRAGERFAVRNSGVITVVEGVGDHGCEYMTGGTVVVMGRAGMNFGAGMTGGLAWIYDADGSFVLGQRYHPEFVTVDSFTEADPESQESLKSLITRHAEDSASSLALTMLADWPKSAAAFVRLTPKPQV; via the coding sequence ATGAACAGGTACAACACATCAGTTTCTGCTTCTTCATGTCGTGAGTCCGCTGTGGTAGCGCGCCGACAATCTTCGCTCATCGACGAGCGTTTTGACCATGATTCCTGTGGTGTAGGTTTTGTGGCCTCCGTAGCCGCGACCCCGTCCCACGAGATCCTTCAGCAGGCACTCACGGCGCTCGAGCGCCTGGCCCATCGCGGTGCCATTGCGGCGGACGGCAAGAGCAGCGACGGCGTCGGTGTGATGACCGCCGTGCCTCGTACTTTGCTGGTGAAGGCTGCCGGTCTCAACCTGATGCCGGAGCAGACTCTCGGTGTCGGCATGCTCTTTATTCCGGCGGATGAAACACGCGCCGAAGCTCTTCTGGAGAGCTGCCTGTCTTCGCATGATCTGAAAGCCGTAGCATGGCGGGACGTTCCCATACGGACGGAGTGTCTTGGCGAAATCGCCCTCGGCACGATGCCAAAGATCCGTCAGGTCCTTATTGTCGATGCCGCTAATGCCGATGTCTCTGCCATGGAGCGTCGCCTCTATCTCGCGCGCAAGCAGTTTGAGCGCATGCACGAGCAGGGCAAGCTAACGGGGTATATCTGTTCACTCTCATCCCAGACGCTGGTCTACAAGGCCATGTGCATCGGCAAGCTACTGCCTGAGTTCTACCCCGACCTCGCTTCACCGGACTACGTTACCCCCTTCGCGGTCTTCCACCAGCGCTACGCGACAAATACGCTTCCCACCTGGCATCGCGCCCAGCCAGGGCGCAGCCTTGCTCACAACGGCGAGATCAACACTGTCTGGGGAAACCGCGCTCGCATGGCCGCCCGTGACTCCACGCTTCCCGTCGAGTGCAAGCCTGTCCTGACCAAGGGCGGCACAGATTCGACCAGTCTGGACGAGGCGATCGAGTTGCTTTCACGCAACGGACGCACGCTTTCAGAATCCATCCGCATTCTGCTGCCGCCCGCTGCCGTTGGTCATCAGTCTTCCTCTTTTCTTCGCTATCACACCGATTGCGCCGAGCCCTGGGATGGTCCAGCGGCGATCGCCTTCAGCGATGGCCAGGTCGTCGGAGCGGTTCTGGACCGCAACGGTCTGCGTCCATGCAGGTTCGCAATCACGAGCGACGGCCTAGTCGTTGCCGGCTCCGAGACAGGCTTGGTCGATCTCGACCCAGACAAGGTCACACACAGCGGCCGCCTTGGTCCCGGACAGATGCTGGTCGTCGATCTGTCTGCACACAAGGTTTATGAGGATGAAGAGCTGCTGGAGCTCTTCGACGCCGGTGCCACCTACGCGAAGCTGGTTGAGGATGCGCCTCTGACGCCTCTTGCAGTTGCGGTGCCGGAGACGGACGTGTTGGCCGCCCTGCAGCGCGGCTTCGGATACACCCGCGAAGACGTCAAGATGATCCTCCAGCCTATGGCCGTCGATGGCAAGGATGCCGTCTGGTCGATGGGCGACGATACGCCGCTTGCCTTCCTCGCACGCTCCCCACGCCCGGTCTATGCCTTCTTCCGGCAGCGTTTTGCGCAGGTAACAAATCCGGCGATCGATCCCTTGCGCGAGGCCTGTGTTGTTTCGCTGCACACGCGGCTTGGCCCCTGGCCCCACATGCTGGACAAGAACGCGCCGCTCCCCGGCCTGTCGTTGTCTTCGCCTTTTCTCTCGCTTGGACAGGTTGCTGCGTTACGCCAGAAGGAGCACGCTCACGCGTCCGAGCTTCGTATGAAGGAGCTACCCTGCGTCTTCCCAGCGGAGCAGACCCTTACCCAGGCACTCGATACGCTTGCGTCTCAAGCGATCGAGCTGGTGCGTGACGGCGGTGCCCGCATCCTCATGTTGACTGATCGTGCAGCCACCGCGGCTCATCTGCCCATTCCTATGGCGATGGCGACCGGCGTCGTCCATCAGGCGCTTGTCGCTGCCGGTCTGCGGACTCTCGCAGGTCTCGCGGTCGAGGCCGGCGATTGCCGCGACATCCATCACGCCGCCATCCTCATCGGCTACGGCGCAGGAGCGGTCTGTCCATGGCTCGCGCTTGAGACAGCATTGAGCCTCGCCCCCGCAGGCGTTGATCCAGCCGAGTGCGAGAGGAAGATGCTCAAGGCGCTGGATGCCGGGCTCGCAAAGGTCATGTCGAAGATGGGAATCTCTGTCGTCGACAGTTATCGTGGCGCGCATCTCTTCGATATCCTCGGCCTGCACGCGAGCGTCGTCGACCGCTGCTTCGTCGATACTCCCGCACCGCTCTCCGGTATCGGTTTCGCCGAGCTTGAGCGGCAGCTGCGCGAGACCTGGCGGGCAGCTCCTGCCGATGCTGCGCCTTCGGCCGATCTCCCTGACTATGGATGGGTCCGCTTCCGCAAGACAGAGCTGGCCGAGCCTCACGCATGGCAGCCGGGGACGGTCAAAGCGCTGCAATCAGTCGTCGGCAGTGCACGCGGGGTGGCTTTACCCGCCGATCCGACCAATGCCTTTGCAATCTACTCTCGCGATGTTGCCGCCCGCAATCCTGCTGTTCTCCGGGATCTGCTGGAGATCCGTCCCGCAGGTGTAGAGCTTCCCCTTGGTGAAGTCGAATCCACGGCTAGCCTGTGCAAGAAGTTCATCGCCAGCGCGATGTCGCTAGGCTCCCTCAGTCCAGAAGCTCACCAGACAATCACCATGGCGATGAATATGCTCGGTGGTCGCTCGAACACAGGAGAGGGTGGGGAAGACCGCGACGTGTACAAGCTGCATCCTGTGGAGACACACTCAAATGACGGCCTCAGCTCCATGCAGGCCCGCACTGCGGGTGCAACGGCACTGGCCGAGCCGGTTGTACAGGCCGCCTCAGTCTCCGAGCTCCTGTTGAACAACAAGATCAAACAGGTCGCCTCGGGCCGGTTCGGTGTCACCGCGGAGTACCTCGCTCACGCAGAAGAGATTGAGATCAAGGTGGCCCAGGGCGCGAAGCCCGGTGAAGGTGGTCAGTTGCCCGGCTACAAGGTGAGCGGCCTCATTGCACGCCTTCGCCACGCCCAACCAGGCGTTTCGCTCATTTCGCCTCCGCCGCATCACGACATCTACTCCATTGAGGACCTCGCCCAGCTCATCTTCGATCTCAAACGCGTCAATCCGCGTGCGGCTGTCGGCGTCAAGCTCGTTTCGAGCTGTGGCGTAGGCACCGTCGCCGCCGGAGTCGCGAAGGCTTACGCGGACTTCATCGTCATCGCCGGAAACACCGGCGGAACGGGAGCTGCGGCGCTCTCGAGCATCAAGTATGCAGGCAATCCGTGGGAGCTTGGCCTGGCAGAGGCTCAGCAGGTTCTGATGGAGAATGGCATGCGTGGCCGTGTCCGTCTGCGCACCGATGGTGGTCTCGCCACGGCACGCGATGTGCTCATCGCCGCCTTGCTTGGTGCGGACGAATACGCCTTCGGTACAGCCGTTCTGGTTGTCCTGGGCTGCGACATGGCGCGACAGTGTCATCTCAACACCTGTCCTACCGGCATTGCAACGCAGAAGCCTGAGCTGCGTGCCAAATTCCGTGGCAAGCCTGAGCATGTCGTTCGCTTCTTCGAGCAGCTCGCCGGCGACCTCCGGCAGTTGCTCGCGCGCTACGGGTTGCCCTCCATCGAAGCGGCCGTCGGCCGTACCGATCTGCTGGAACAGGTTCGTTTTGATGGGAACCTCGATCTCCAGCCCCTGCTCGCGCAGGTAAGCGAGGGGCCGACGCGTTGGGAGGGTGGACGAAACGATCGTCCCTCCTCACATCTCGCGCTGGATGAGCCCTGGATCGAGCCTGCATTGGCGGCGATTCTCGATGGTGTGCCCTATGTGGTCAATTCGCCCATCGCCAACTGTGATCGTGCCATTGGAGCCCGGCTGGCTGGCGAAATCTCGCTCCAGCGCGCCCAGGCCGACGTCTCGGTCAATGTCACCTTCAATCTCCAGGGAGTCGCAGGGCAATCCTTCGGTGCATTCGCTGTCGAGGGGATGAAGCTCGTACTCGACGGGCAGGCCAACGATTTTGTCGGTAAGGGCCTCTCAGGAGGCGAGCTCGTCATCCGGGCTCGTGGTCTTGCCGCAAAAGACAGCGGCAACCATGTAATCCTCGGCAACGTGGCTCTCTATGGAGCGACCTCCGGCTATCTCTTTGCCGCCGGACGCGCGGGCGAACGGTTTGCTGTCCGCAACTCGGGCGTTATCACCGTAGTCGAAGGTGTTGGAGACCATGGTTGCGAGTACATGACCGGCGGTACGGTCGTCGTCATGGGCCGTGCCGGCATGAACTTCGGTGCTGGAATGACCGGTGGTCTGGCTTGGATCTACGACGCGGACGGTTCCTTCGTACTCGGTCAGCGTTACCACCCCGAGTTCGTCACCGTCGATAGCTTCACCGAGGCTGATCCCGAGTCTCAGGAGAGCCTGAAGTCCCTCATCACCCGCCATGCAGAGGATTCCGCAAGCAGCCTTGCGCTGACCATGCTAGCGGATTGGCCGAAGAGTGCGGCAGCCTTTGTAAGGCTTACTCCGAAGCCCCAGGTCTAA
- the argB gene encoding acetylglutamate kinase: MKFVVKLGGAALENKELLYTCGKAIAELVKDGNQVAVVHGGGVQLTRTLAQMGKKSEFISGLRVTDAETRDAALMVLAGRVNKALVAALGTHGQAAVGLSGGDGHVFRARKKKTTPDLGFVGEIAAADPRWLDAIWKMGAVPVISSIALGFDGEYYNINADEMASACAVCTLADALVFLTDVPGVKGADGNVLRWLTLAQIPTLEKQAVISGGMLPKLHACRDALMHGVKRVRILPAEAAALLPDICSTRVNDGTEVMVA, translated from the coding sequence GTGAAATTTGTCGTGAAGCTGGGCGGTGCCGCCCTCGAAAATAAAGAGTTGCTGTACACCTGCGGCAAGGCGATTGCCGAACTCGTCAAGGATGGCAACCAGGTTGCTGTCGTGCATGGCGGCGGCGTGCAGTTGACGCGCACACTGGCACAGATGGGCAAGAAAAGCGAGTTCATCTCCGGCCTGCGTGTTACCGATGCAGAGACGAGGGATGCAGCGTTGATGGTACTTGCGGGACGCGTGAACAAGGCGCTTGTCGCTGCTCTCGGAACACACGGACAGGCTGCTGTGGGATTGTCGGGCGGCGACGGGCATGTCTTTCGCGCGCGCAAGAAGAAGACAACCCCTGATCTCGGATTTGTCGGAGAGATCGCTGCCGCGGACCCGCGCTGGCTTGACGCTATCTGGAAGATGGGAGCGGTTCCGGTGATTTCGTCGATCGCGCTCGGCTTCGATGGGGAGTACTACAACATCAACGCGGATGAGATGGCATCGGCCTGTGCAGTCTGCACGCTTGCCGATGCGCTGGTCTTTCTCACCGATGTTCCCGGCGTCAAAGGCGCGGATGGTAATGTCCTGCGATGGCTAACGCTTGCTCAAATCCCAACACTTGAGAAGCAGGCAGTGATCTCCGGTGGAATGCTACCGAAGTTGCACGCCTGCCGCGATGCCTTGATGCATGGCGTCAAGCGCGTACGCATCCTACCTGCGGAAGCGGCGGCACTCCTGCCCGATATCTGCTCGACACGCGTCAACGATGGAACGGAGGTCATGGTCGCATGA
- a CDS encoding AMP-dependent synthetase/ligase, whose translation MLLNVATVNDVFARISVRGEQTVMVWQDSDGAWKPISSAELYGRVRALADVLTAWGIIKGDRVALLSENRWEWAVTDFATLALGAVDVPLYPTLTAEHVGYMLRDSEAKVVIVSSAEQYAKIAEAGDLPALEHVVVMDSGSFANAESFAALMSGAPERKTANVDFDAQVKSITPADLATIIYTSGTTGEPKGVMLTHGNLGSNINISTGPMGFNGTDSCISFLPLSHVTARHTDYALICQEVRLAYCPKFDQLAPSMQAVKPTIFLAVPRVYEKIRQAVEGKSAHSPLKSRILRWAIGVGKKHRQETLEGKTPSSLSWKLANKLVFSKIRTAFGGCARTFISGGAPLGMDTAGWFADAGIRILEGYGLTETSPVIAVNYPEAYRIGTVGKPLSNMECRFAQDGELEVRGPAVFKGYWKKPKETEEAFTPDSWFKTGDIGAIDRDGFLSITDRKKELLKTSGGKLIAPQPIENKLKANTFVAQAALVGDKHKFACVLISPNFAALEGWAKGQGLSTSDRNVLSKDPKVVKLYQDIVDQVNRSLSQYESMKRLTVVPDEWSVEDGTLTPSMKMKRRVVEQRYAAQIADFYADEATSTR comes from the coding sequence ATGCTTCTTAATGTAGCGACGGTCAACGATGTCTTCGCGCGAATCAGCGTGCGTGGTGAGCAAACAGTCATGGTATGGCAGGACTCCGATGGAGCGTGGAAGCCTATCTCGTCTGCCGAGCTGTATGGAAGGGTACGGGCTCTGGCCGATGTATTGACGGCATGGGGCATTATCAAAGGAGATCGAGTTGCTCTGCTCTCAGAGAATCGATGGGAGTGGGCCGTAACCGATTTTGCAACGTTGGCGCTTGGCGCTGTCGATGTGCCGCTCTATCCAACTTTGACGGCGGAGCACGTCGGCTACATGCTTCGCGACTCCGAGGCCAAAGTCGTCATCGTCTCCTCCGCCGAGCAGTACGCGAAGATTGCCGAAGCGGGAGACCTGCCCGCGCTCGAGCACGTCGTCGTCATGGACTCGGGCAGTTTTGCCAACGCAGAGAGCTTCGCTGCACTCATGTCAGGCGCACCCGAACGGAAGACGGCGAACGTCGATTTCGATGCACAGGTCAAGTCCATCACGCCCGCTGACCTGGCCACAATCATCTATACCTCAGGCACAACGGGCGAGCCCAAGGGAGTCATGCTCACGCACGGCAACCTCGGTAGCAACATCAATATCTCTACCGGCCCGATGGGCTTCAACGGTACCGATAGCTGCATCTCGTTCCTGCCGCTCTCGCACGTCACCGCACGCCACACCGACTACGCTCTTATCTGCCAGGAGGTCCGGCTTGCCTATTGTCCGAAGTTCGATCAACTCGCGCCCTCCATGCAAGCGGTCAAACCCACCATCTTTCTTGCGGTCCCGCGTGTCTACGAGAAGATCCGCCAGGCCGTAGAAGGGAAGTCGGCGCACTCTCCCCTCAAGTCACGTATCTTGCGCTGGGCGATTGGCGTAGGCAAGAAACATCGTCAGGAGACACTAGAGGGGAAGACTCCCAGCTCACTGAGCTGGAAGCTGGCGAACAAGCTCGTCTTCTCGAAGATTCGCACGGCCTTTGGCGGCTGCGCCCGGACCTTCATCTCCGGTGGTGCGCCGCTTGGCATGGACACCGCCGGTTGGTTCGCCGACGCCGGCATCCGCATCCTCGAAGGTTATGGTCTAACGGAGACCTCGCCGGTGATCGCGGTCAACTATCCCGAAGCCTACCGGATCGGCACAGTAGGTAAACCGCTCTCCAACATGGAGTGCCGTTTTGCTCAGGATGGAGAGTTGGAGGTTCGCGGCCCGGCGGTCTTCAAAGGTTACTGGAAGAAGCCAAAAGAGACCGAAGAAGCCTTCACACCCGATAGCTGGTTTAAGACTGGCGATATCGGTGCCATCGATCGAGATGGGTTCCTCTCGATCACAGACCGCAAGAAAGAGCTGTTGAAGACGAGCGGAGGAAAGCTGATCGCACCGCAGCCGATCGAAAACAAGCTGAAGGCTAACACCTTTGTTGCACAGGCAGCACTCGTCGGTGACAAACATAAGTTCGCATGTGTTCTCATCTCGCCGAACTTTGCCGCGTTGGAAGGTTGGGCAAAGGGGCAGGGTCTGTCAACGAGCGACCGCAACGTGCTGTCGAAGGACCCCAAAGTGGTCAAGCTCTATCAGGACATCGTCGATCAGGTGAACCGCAGCCTCTCTCAGTACGAAAGCATGAAACGCCTCACCGTT
- the argC gene encoding N-acetyl-gamma-glutamyl-phosphate reductase produces MELTRKIVDGEYGSVPIAVAGVSGYAGAELARLLLHHPRLKFSRPVFYGRAGEMQSTSLTDLHPQLATHDGPIDPVHPFDWDDLVERGTNILFLALPHEQSRKWAPEALARGIRVVDLSGAWRLQQDDLRAVYKLEDVDPVLARELQAEAIFGAPELHRNKIATARLVANPGCYSTSIILALAPLLQAGIVDIDHGIICDAKSGVSGAGKAATAKTHFMYAADNLSAYNVFGHRHTGELLEQLHLDASQIQFTPHLLPIPRGILSTIYLRLKEVTTPDAVAVLLRDFYKDSPLVRIHATPALPQIQHVVRTNFCDLGFELAKDGKRLVLVSCLDNLLKGAAGQAVQNMNLMCGWPEAEGLL; encoded by the coding sequence ATGGAATTGACAAGAAAAATCGTGGATGGAGAGTACGGAAGCGTTCCTATCGCTGTCGCAGGCGTGAGCGGATATGCGGGTGCGGAGTTGGCTCGGTTGTTGCTACATCATCCACGCTTGAAATTTTCGCGCCCCGTGTTTTATGGAAGAGCGGGAGAGATGCAGAGCACGTCGCTTACGGATTTGCATCCCCAGCTCGCAACGCATGATGGCCCGATCGATCCGGTGCATCCGTTCGATTGGGACGATCTGGTCGAGCGCGGCACGAACATTCTTTTTCTTGCACTGCCGCATGAGCAGTCGCGCAAATGGGCACCCGAGGCGTTGGCGCGCGGAATACGCGTCGTCGACCTGAGCGGAGCATGGCGCTTACAGCAGGATGATCTTCGGGCCGTCTATAAGCTCGAAGATGTGGACCCGGTTTTGGCCAGGGAGCTACAGGCTGAGGCGATCTTTGGTGCGCCCGAGTTACACCGCAATAAGATCGCAACAGCGCGTCTGGTTGCAAACCCCGGTTGCTATTCGACCTCGATCATCCTTGCGCTTGCTCCCCTGTTGCAGGCTGGGATCGTCGATATCGATCACGGAATCATCTGCGATGCGAAGTCGGGCGTCAGCGGCGCGGGAAAGGCGGCAACCGCAAAGACGCACTTCATGTATGCCGCAGATAATCTTTCCGCGTACAACGTCTTCGGCCATCGCCATACCGGCGAGTTGCTCGAACAATTGCATCTTGATGCCAGCCAGATTCAATTTACGCCGCATCTGCTACCAATTCCTCGTGGCATTTTATCTACGATTTACCTTCGTCTAAAAGAAGTCACGACGCCTGATGCAGTTGCAGTTTTGCTTAGAGACTTTTATAAGGACAGTCCGCTGGTACGGATACATGCGACTCCTGCGCTACCCCAAATTCAGCATGTCGTACGAACGAACTTTTGCGACCTGGGCTTTGAGCTGGCAAAGGATGGAAAGCGTCTGGTGCTGGTCTCCTGTCTCGATAATCTATTGAAGGGCGCAGCTGGCCAGGCGGTACAGAACATGAACCTGATGTGTGGCTGGCCAGAGGCGGAGGGACTGCTGTGA
- a CDS encoding aspartate aminotransferase family protein, translating into MRLASIQAAEKKLLLQTYERNPYLFVSGEGVYLRDESGADYLDLLSGIGVSALGYGHPAIEAAIRDQSAKLIHTSNLFYHEGTAPLALRLTELSGLDRVFFCNSGTEAWEAALKLARAHAGLLRSEGKNIGTRFLALEHSFHGRSIGSVATTHKEKYREPFAPVMPDVEFVRFNDVEDLRAKFSSDVCGICIEPVQGEGGIHPVSQEFFAVARELCNSTGALLLADEIQSGLGRTGRWFAYQHYGLLPDITTLAKPIANGIPMGAMLCTERAAAAFTPGMHGTTFGGGPLACAVAHAVLDVMESDNLLTHVDEVGAYFRDRLQVLASRHACIVDVRGLGLMIGIELNSAELAKQISAEMMDRRIILNRTSETVLRFLPPYILERAHVDITISALDELFTNHAEHAGTALEGEHAHG; encoded by the coding sequence ATGAGACTGGCATCAATTCAGGCAGCGGAGAAGAAACTCCTTCTGCAAACATATGAACGGAACCCCTATCTTTTCGTTAGTGGTGAGGGTGTCTATTTACGCGACGAGAGCGGTGCCGACTATCTCGATCTGCTCAGCGGCATCGGCGTCTCTGCGCTTGGGTATGGGCATCCTGCGATCGAAGCCGCGATCCGCGACCAGAGCGCGAAGCTCATCCATACTTCGAACCTCTTTTATCACGAGGGGACAGCACCACTCGCTCTGCGGCTCACCGAGCTGAGCGGGCTTGATCGCGTATTTTTCTGCAACAGCGGAACCGAAGCATGGGAGGCCGCCCTCAAGCTGGCCCGCGCTCACGCGGGCTTATTGCGGAGCGAAGGAAAGAATATCGGCACAAGGTTTCTTGCGCTTGAGCACAGTTTTCATGGCCGCAGTATCGGCTCCGTTGCGACGACTCACAAGGAGAAGTATCGCGAACCTTTCGCCCCAGTAATGCCGGACGTCGAGTTTGTCCGCTTCAACGATGTAGAGGATCTCCGGGCGAAATTTTCCTCCGATGTCTGCGGCATTTGCATCGAGCCGGTGCAGGGAGAGGGTGGCATTCATCCTGTTTCGCAGGAGTTCTTCGCGGTCGCGCGTGAGCTCTGCAATTCAACTGGAGCGCTGCTGCTGGCAGATGAGATCCAATCCGGCCTAGGCCGCACTGGACGGTGGTTCGCCTACCAGCATTACGGCCTTCTGCCTGATATCACGACGCTGGCAAAGCCGATTGCAAATGGAATTCCGATGGGCGCGATGCTCTGCACGGAGCGAGCCGCTGCTGCGTTTACACCGGGGATGCATGGCACGACCTTTGGGGGTGGACCTCTGGCCTGCGCTGTTGCTCATGCAGTTCTTGATGTGATGGAGAGTGACAATCTGCTCACGCATGTCGATGAGGTTGGAGCGTACTTCCGCGATAGGTTGCAGGTGCTCGCATCGCGTCATGCGTGCATCGTAGATGTACGTGGCCTGGGGCTAATGATCGGCATCGAACTCAATTCTGCCGAACTGGCCAAGCAAATCTCTGCGGAGATGATGGATCGGCGGATTATCCTGAATCGAACGAGTGAGACGGTGCTCCGCTTTCTGCCGCCCTATATTCTGGAGCGCGCTCATGTGGACATCACAATCAGCGCGCTGGACGAACTCTTCACCAACCATGCAGAACACGCCGGCACCGCGCTGGAAGGAGAACACGCACATGGGTAG